A single Plasmodium knowlesi strain H genome assembly, chromosome: 13 DNA region contains:
- a CDS encoding nuclear transport factor 2, putative — MDMLNPQFEEIGKEFVNHYFQLFNTGRNELAALYKDISMMSFENDQCRGTSQIIERLNKLPPTVVHKCLSLDIQPTPNNGILILVCGDIIIEENKPIKFVRTFHLFPLPSGGYFIFNDLFRFCIG, encoded by the exons atggatatgCTAAATCCTCAGTTCGAAGAGATTGGGAAGGAGTTTGTGAACCACTACTTCCAGTTATTCAACACGGGAAG GAATGAATTGGCTGCACTTTACAAAGACATCAGCATGATGAGCTTCGAAAATGATCAATGCAGAGGGACCAGTCAGATAATTGAGCGATTGAATAAACTTCCACCCACCGTTGTCCACAAATGTCTAAGTCTAGATATTCAACCGACCCCCAATAACGGGATCCTAATTTTAGTATGTGGCGACATCATCATTGAGGAAAATAAGCCAATCAAATTTGTTAGGACCTTCCACCTTTTTCCCTTACCCAGTGGAGGATATttca TTTTTAATGATTTATTCAGATTTTGCATTGGTTAA
- a CDS encoding mini-chromosome maintenance complex-binding protein, putative yields MNVLTQIDDCFANYIKIHGAQEVDSYWDEGIVVNKYIELGNGHEKKGKTPSSTKEHVEQGNQEDASSAQKSNCGNEGGLNLSKSTLAKESLFTCNDVVEECVCLNTVDNIENLKDATLVRWTCMVQQIISPESYVGIYKLRNKKNGEIVLKSSKYRDYIDTDDKWEIMEDNEKKNVGEYYELNYEQYCKMGDDERGTKDTHHTGGMNPTDETNPQVKNKSTPITAGTSTNQVDQETCPKNYDEKKKDHTVLNNQSEDIPFYESDNNFKKYWKRYLFLCTNVPGNKSTWVKELCEYSSYYDNCENFLKNESVKGGNVWAGKCTAISNCSTDEEGNAEGGGFSTDDVRLSRETICSSEFEPEEWATAGHATNQTINHATDHTTDRATDQTTNRATDQTTNHATDHTTGLPMDTIVSGAPKRPRRDPEKKNKLRCIIKIYDDNSQYNGKNEKDFLKLNDVIEVIGIYRKHQIKHFENCEKNLNFYFYYDQNFLKYPCIHAFRYIKVKRFNPLSSCILFKNELCNILQSGPFSTVGELRRHLLMYISNIFSHDLLLAHYFFFYLCGSYIEENKLKLGKISLNVFNISTDGERCASPTETTMEEKQKISEGEKEEKEEKEKKVSPKEPLQKGENCSKMMDEYKEVQNKSYPRHAIQINKMMKNLVPLYRYIPLCLEKLSSQYLVSVMNHQNGELKKGKLQLANNTYLAFDECVLDEGKCNTISTKNFLCIERLITSQEIPFIFNTDITFETQNNVLILSRKKSMYVNYVDIHIPVCHQRGKGHGGVGQSGVISAGKVEQSGLRKMDEVEKEGKTEEKGQEKTEGTKEEGAHGDAKKPYKENEPEKNFSAISAFSAEFINTCENYYPKEDELMQFRRYINYILSKSHPAKIHSDVTTYITDSFVSLRQTSKDVNQFVLNSWICMSRIWAFSEGCNEISRECWDYIMKLEAERRLRLSQLDALYI; encoded by the coding sequence ATGAACGTACTCACCCAAATCGACGACTGTTTCGCgaattatataaaaattcATGGAGCGCAGGAGGTGGACTCCTACTGGGATGAGGGAATTGTGGTGAACAAGTACATCGAATTGGGAAATGGGCAcgagaaaaaggggaaaacccCAAGTAGTACAAAGGAACATGTGGAACAGGGCAATCAGGAAGACGCGTCGTCTGCGCAAAAATCAAACTGTGGTAATGAGGGGGGTCTCAATTTGAGTAAGTCAACTTTGGCAAAGGAAAGCCTCTTCACTTGCAACGATGTGGTTGAAGAGTGCGTGTGCTTAAACACGGTCGATAATATAGAAAACCTTAAGGACGCCACCCTAGTCAGATGGACATGCATGGTGCAGCAGATAATTTCTCCAGAAAGTTACGTAGGTATTTACAAATtaagaaataagaaaaacgGAGAAATTGTTTTGAAGAGCTCAAAATATAGGGATTACATCGATACGGATGACAAGTGGGAAATCATGGAGGACaacgaaaagaagaacgTTGGAGAATATTACGAGCTAAATTATGAGCAATACTGCAAGATGGGGGATGATGAAAGGGGGACCAAGGACACACACCATACAGGAGGGATGAACCCTACTGATGAAACTAATCCTCAGGTGAAGAATAAATCAACCCCCATCACAGCAGGAACGAGCACCAACCAGGTAGACCAAGAAACATGTCCCAAAAAttatgatgagaaaaaaaaagatcacaCTGTGTTGAACAACCAGAGTGAAGACATACCGTTCTACGAAAGTgataacaattttaaaaaatattggaaaagatatttatttctctGCACCAATGTCCCGGGAAATAAAAGTACCTGGGTGAAAGAACTGTGTGAGTATTCTTCGTACTACGACAATtgcgaaaattttttaaaaaacgaaaGCGTGAAAGGTGGCAATGTTTGGGCGGGGAAGTGTACAGCCATTTCGAATTGCTCCACTGATGAGGAGGGCAATGCTGAAGGTGGCGGCTTCTCCACCGATGATGTGCGTCTCTCGCGGGAAACCATCTGCAGTAGTGAGTTTGAGCCCGAGGAGTGGGCCACGGCTGGTCACGCAACTAACCAGACAATTAACCACGCAACTGACCACACAACTGACCGCGCAACTGACCAGACAACTAACCGCGCAACTGACCAGACAACTAACCACGCAACTGACCACACAACTGGTTTGCCAATGGACACCATCGTCAGTGGTGCACCGAAGAGACCCCGCCGTGACcccgaaaagaagaacaaactCAGGTGtatcataaaaatatacGACGATAACAGCCAGTacaacggaaaaaatgagaaggattTTCTAAAACTGAATGATGTAATTGAAGTAATTGGAATATATCGCAAACATCAAATAAAGCACTttgaaaattgtgaaaaaaatttgaacttttatttttattatgatcagaattttttaaaatatcccTGTATTCATGCTTTTCGGTACATCAAAGTCAAGAGATTTAATCCTTTGAGTAGCTGCATATTATTCAAAAATGAATTGTGCAACATTTTACAGAGTGGTCCTTTCAGCACCGTCGGTGAGCTCAGGAGGCATCTCCTCATGTATATCTCCAACATATTCTCCCATGATTTGCTCCTTGCtcattatttcttcttttacttgtGTGGCAGTTATATTGAGGAGAACAAACTCAAACTGGGGAAGATAAGTCTAAACGTTTTTAACATATCGACAGATGGTGAAAGGTGCGCATCCCCCACGGAGACCACCATGGAGGAGAAGCAGAAAATCAGTGaaggtgaaaaggaagaaaaggaagaaaaggaaaaaaaggtctCACCGAAGGAACCCCttcaaaagggagaaaactGTTCAAAGATGATGGATGAATATAAAGAGGTGCAAAATAAGTCGTACCCGAGACACGCTATCCAAATAAATaagatgatgaaaaatttagTTCCACTGTATAGGTATATTCCTCTCTGTCTAGAAAAATTAAGCAGCCAATATTTAGTATCGGTAATGAATCACCAGAATggagaattaaaaaagggaaaactgCAACTAGCAAATAATACCTACTTGGCTTTTGATGAATGCGTGTTAGATGAAGGGAAATGTAACACCATTAGTACTAAAAATTTTCTCTGTATAGAAAGGCTAATTACATCACAGGAAATCCCATTCATCTTTAACACAGACATTACCTTCGAAACGCAAAATAAcgttttaattttgtccaggAAAAAGTCTATGTATGTAAATTATGTGGATATTCACATTCCTGTGTGTcatcaaaggggaaagggtcACGGGGGTGTAGGCCAAAGTGGTGTCATTTCGGCGGGAAAAGTGGAGCAATCCGGCTTGAGAAAAATGGATGaggtggaaaaagaaggaaaaactgaaGAGAAGGGCCAAGAGAAGACCGAAGGgacgaaagaagaaggtgCACATGGAGACGCGAAAAAACCTTACAAGGAAAACGAACCTGAGAAGAACTTCTCCGCTATTTCGGCTTTCTCCGCCGAATTCATCAACACTTGCGAAAATTACTACCCCAAGGAAGATGAACTAATGCAATTTAGAAGGTATATAAATTATATTCTCTCGAAAAGCCACCCCGCAAAAATACATTCAGATGTAACGACATACATCACAGACTCTTTTGTGTCTCTGCGACAGACGAGCAAAGATGTGAATCAGTTCGTTTTAAACTCATGGATTTGCATGTCTCGAATTTGGGCCTTTTCTGAGGGTTGCAATGAAATAAGTAGGGAGTGTTGGGATTATATCATGAAACTTGAAGCTGAAAGGCGCTTGCGGCTTAGCCAATTAGACGCGCTTTACATTTGA
- a CDS encoding p1/s1 nuclease, putative, whose translation MHAQLHVIAMRNPIHALLFFAFAFIERVASWSDEPHMLIAYIAYENLNDNEKATLDRILKNSHDKNFDNIISAATWPDHIKASDLRRSHHSFPFERNEILNIFNDWHYIRTPYNPMMVNLPPKHLYGHIGKHNVAGISKHIYRTLVSIKKKAKYGSYYSYNFYLKYFIHLFGDIHQPLHTLNFFNGHLLNGDKGGNNITVSYGGMNSNIHYLCDSIFNTRRKKWPSANVQKIKKDAIKLMNSFPPGEFRSQLRIPKDKIGYIDTIVHEAYDLAIEYIYKKLPVDDLSKGKIFPVNKTFVKQLKDILNRQMVLAGYRLAEYLKDILNNVPDDL comes from the coding sequence atgcatgcgcAGCTACACGTGATCGCCATGAGGAACCCAATACATGCACTGCTATTCTTTGCATTTGCCTTTATCGAAAGAGTTGCCTCCTGGTCAGATGAACCACACATGCTCATAGCGTACATTGCATACGAGAATTTAAACGACAATGAAAAGGCAACCCTAGATAGAATCTTGAAAAATAGCCATGATAAGAATTTTGATAACATCATAAGTGCAGCAACATGGCCAGACCACATAAAAGCATCGGACCTCAGGAGATCCCATCATTCATTCCCATttgaaagaaatgaaattcTAAATATCTTTAACGATTGGCATTATATAAGAACGCCTTACAACCCCATGATGGTGAATTTACCTCCCAAGCATTTATATGGCCATATAGGGAAACACAACGTAGCAGGAATTTCAAAACACATTTATAGGACTTTGGTGAGCATTAAGAAGAAGGCCAAGTATGGTTCTTACTATTCATATAATTTCTACTTAAAGTATTTTATCCATTTATTTGGTGATATTCACCAACCACTACATACACTTAACTTCTTTAATGGGCATTTACTTAATGGAGACAAGGGAGGAAATAACATTACTGTATCTTATGGAGGGATGAATAGTAATATACATTACTTATGTGATAGTATCTTTAACactagaaggaaaaagtggccCAGTGCAAATGTACAGAAAATTAAGAAAGATGCTATCAAATTGATGAATTCTTTCCCTCCTGGCGAATTTAGATCCCAGCTCAGAATTCCCAAAGACAAAATTGGATACATAGACACCATTGTGCATGAGGCCTACGACTTGGCTATTgaatatatttacaaaaaattacctGTAGATGATTTATCTAAAGGCAAAATATTTCCCGTTAACAAAACCTTTGTGAAGCAACTAAAGGATATTCTCAACCGCCAGATGGTTTTGGCTGGGTACAGATTAGCGGAGTATTTAAAGGACATCCTCAATAATGTTCCAGATGATTTGTAG
- a CDS encoding p1/s1 nuclease, putative: MFPAVRVIFFFLSTLLFAHGISCWSDEGHLLISAIAYEGLTDDEKFVLQTIFKNYKEDNDFNDPVTAAVWADHIKPIDYHYTTKVRRIGGLELMNKWHYTSNPYNPTNIPLNEYRKKYYQKTDNALSVLKSIFTSLKNMNKQENHGTFFSYNFNLRYFIHIFGDIHEPLHVVEFFNKHFPEGDNGATLINIKYNNNVEKLHYLCDCVFHTRSRRWPTSGMKEMLEEGNALMKMYPPEYFGDRLKNDLSDLEYLDFIVNDSYTKAVNDIYSNFPHDTLNSKTPYVLDNSAVDKLKKMLNEQIALGGYRLRRYLKIMIENVPDDLVKVNKCNK; encoded by the coding sequence ATGTTTCCAGCTGTGCgagtaattttcttcttcctatcCACCTTACTGTTCGCCCATGGAATTTCCTGCTGGTCAGACGAAGGGCACTTGCTCATAAGTGCCATCGCCTACGAAGGGCTCACTGATGATGAAAAGTTTGTGCTTcaaacaatttttaaaaattacaaagaAGACAATGATTTCAATGACCCCGTGACAGCAGCAGTATGGGCTGATCACATAAAGCCAATTGATTATCACTACACTACTAAAGTTAGGAGAATAGGAGGACTGGAGCTAATGAACAAATGGCACTACACAAGCAATCCATACAATCCAACGAATATTCCCTTGAATGAGTACCGTAAGAAATATTACCAAAAGACGGATAACGCATTAAGTGTATTGAAGAgcatttttacttcattaaaaaatatgaacaagcaAGAAAATCATgggacatttttttcttacaattTTAACTTAAGATACTTTATCCACATTTTCGGGGATATACATGAGCCATTACACGTTGTCGAATTTTTCAATAAACATTTTCCCGAAGGAGATAACGGAGCAACATTAATCAATATAaagtataataataatgtggAAAAATTGCACTACCTATGTGATTGCGTTTTTCATACCAGGAGTAGAAGATGGCCCACCTCTGGGATGAAAGAAATGctggaagaaggaaatgccTTGATGAAGATGTACCCCCCTGAGTACTTTGGAGAcagattaaaaaatgatttaAGCGATTTAGAATATCTAGACTTTATCGTTAATGATAGTTACACCAAGGCGGTGAATGATATTTATTCTAACTTCCCACATGATACCCTTAATAGCAAAACTCCCTACGTTTTAGACAATTCTGCTGTCgataaattaaagaaaatgttgaATGAGCAAATAGCTCTAGGAGGTTATCGTCTGAGGCGATACTTAAAAATTATGATTGAAAACGTACCGGATGATCTTGTGAAGGTGAATAAGTGTAATAAATAG
- a CDS encoding methyltransferase, putative encodes MMHERNLQNSSFTNFEELSKKHTFLNIFLRKNNSGKLFYNFEKSLAIYFLSKATLKEYYGLNFYLPYVQCKELDRTLEHINVESNGEDGDNVTVQVNDIAQFKNTLLIMYNEYNHMLLNLGSEKEECVLMNEGASVEENSGVKGNFLCPNIPGRANYMHYIADLTALPKVPPEESASEGAKLGDPPGEKTSQRIREVTMEHVDKYAPQSLQINNGEKDTLLRGNQIKVLDIGVGSNCIYPLLGNCIYNWSFVGVDVNLDSLKLCYLNVLLNNKENMVMLKYQKDARKIFHNVVNNSDFFFFSICNPPFYSSLNEVNRNPFRKIGAHVNEVVYFDTEQVPSAESQKVDDRFGYVREDKTMRTEQIEADMEKSPGAKGNNMDTIYPFSVSNNSEEEYFSGIKEEVGDGLQRSGRKSDIPIDHIGGEYGFILNMIKESSFYFYNVVWFTTLVSKFKNVKLIKKEIIKSMRLYTVDNKQQVNFLDGLTGNDMHFDHHLRLQKVERCSFPVHIAQYRIFESYTGRITRWIVCWSYYGEEQIDRVKQLLHARICKT; translated from the coding sequence ATGATGCATGaaagaaatttacaaaatagcTCGTTCACCAATTTTGAAGAATTAAGCAAAAAACATACTTTTctaaacatatttttacgcAAAAACAATAGtgggaaattattttataattttgaaaaatctcTAGCTATTTACTTCCTCAGTAAAGCTACCCTGAAGGAGTACTACGGtctcaatttttatttgccaTATGTACAATGCAAAGAACTGGATAGGACATTGGAACATATAAATGTAGAATCGAATGGAGAGGATGGCGACAACGTTACTGTTCAAGTCAATGATATAGCCCAGTTTAAGAATACCCTTTTGATCATGTATAATGAGTACAACCATATGCTACTAAATTTGGgaagtgaaaaggaagaatgtgtGTTGATGAATGAAGGTGCCTCCGTAGAGGAAAACAGTGGGGTTAAGGGAAACTTCCTTTGCCCGAACATTCCTGGTAGAGCTAATTACATGCACTATATAGCCGACTTGACTGCTTTGCCTAAGGTTCCCCCAGAAGAAAGTGCCTCCGAAGGGGCCAAACTTGGTGATCCTCCTGGTGAAAAGACTAGCCAACGAATTCGCGAAGTGACCATGGAACATGTAGACAAGTATGCACCCCAGTCGCTGCAGATCAATAACGGGGAGAAGGACACCCTTCTACGAGGCAACCAAATAAAAGTATTAGACATTGGGGTGGGGTCAAACTGCATATACCCACTATTGGGGAATTGCATATACAATTGGTCCTTCGTAGGAGTAGATGTAAATTTAGATTCCTTAAAACTGTGCTATTTAAACGTTTTACTAAATAACAAAGAAAACATGGTAATGTTGAAGTATCAAAAGGATGCcaggaaaatatttcataacGTTGTAAATAATtcagactttttttttttctctatttgtAACCCTCCATTTTACAGTTCCTTGAATGAAGTTAACAGAAACCCCTTTCGAAAGATCGGTGCCCACGTCAACGAAGTGGTATATTTTGACACTGAACAAGTTCCATCTGCGGAGTCGCAGAAGGTGGACGATCGGTTTGGCTATGTCAGAGAGGATAAAACAATGCGTACTGAGCAGATCGAAGCAGATATGGAAAAATCTCCGGGGGCGAAGGGTAATAATATGGATACCATCTATCCCTTCAGTGTGTCCAACAATAGTGAGGAGGAATATTTCAGTGGGATCAAAGAAGAAGTGGGTGATGGTCTTCAaagaagtggaagaaaaagtgacaTACCTATTGACCATATCGGGGGAGAATACGGTTTTATCCTAAATATGATTAAGGAAAGTAGCttctatttttataatgTAGTCTGGTTCACCACCTTGGTGtccaaatttaaaaatgtgaaattaataaaaaaggaaataataaagtCTATGCGATTATACACTGTGGATAACAAACAACAAGTCAATTTTTTGGATGGCCTTACAGGGAATGACATGCATTTTGATCATCACCTGCGTTTGCAAAAGGTTGAGAGGTGTTCTTTCCCGGTGCATATAGCACAGTATCGAATTTTTGAATCGTACACCGGCAGAATAACCAGGTGGATCGTTTGTTGGTCCTACTACGGGGAGGAGCAGATCGACCGTGTGAAACAGCTTCTGCACGCGCGAATTTGTAAAACGTGA
- a CDS encoding GTP-binding protein Obg1, putative, producing the protein MHIGFIILLLLIFHKRAVLYSFPSKCGRQNNTLFVNSSIKCKEGKKYPSRTVNKLHCMKKQIKKNQFHDRCVINVKGGNGGDGICCFTTFSQKKNKKYASGGRGGKGGNVYLIGDKKIDNFLSLKLKSFYYAGNGGKGLNNNQSGENGKDECINIPVNTIIYDEEKKFLNFIHLNGQKVLIALGGKGGKGNYSYRTKSLKIPFVCQFGEKTKEKKIFLKKIFFTDFGIIGYPNVGKSTLLNRITNANVKIANYSYTSKFPNLGIFKREQGEEEQKDGEGYNMVNEKDGGEGDLLEENQLVGGKEEDKAIWESNHQEADDLLERETVSTDDTTHGDGEKNIGKNNYTVIDFPGIIKNLDKKESNISYKYLEHLKHCKILIYMFDINSNIDVLLETYKNIKDVLVQFDPIFKGKKEVVLLNKIDIYKEEKDNVSKIINHLRENLKIEKIFCISALTGENAVEAINEIVSNINDENSISEFLKSLPEPIDIAKIENSDNFRPSQFEIYKYKENVFIVKGKYIENQANIFNFSKSDTSKIFAKILHELNLNVKLKNVGAREGDRIIISNYSYEFSLEED; encoded by the coding sequence ATGCATATTGGATTTATCATTCTGCTCCTTTTGATATTCCACAAGAGGGCTGTTTTGTACAGTTTCCCTTCCAAGTGTGGAAGGCAGAATAACACCCTCTTTGTCAACAGCAGCATAAAGTGCAAAGAGGGTAAGAAGTATCCAAGTCGCACAGTAAATAAGCTACACTGCATGAAAAAgcagataaagaaaaaccaATTCCATGACCGGTGTGTAATTAATGttaagggaggaaatggAGGAGATGGCATATGTTGTTTTACAACATTTtcgcagaagaaaaataaaaagtacgCTTCTGGTGGccggggggggaaaggcgGCAATGTGTACCTAAttggagataaaaaaattgataatttTCTAAGCCTTAAATTAAAATCCTTTTACTATGCTGGAAATGGTGGAAAAGGATTAAACAATAATCAAAGtggggaaaatggaaaagacgAATGCATAAATATACCTGTGAATACAATTATATAcgatgaagagaagaagtttctcaattttattcatttaaatGGACAGAAAGTGCTAATCGctttgggggggaaaggtGGAAAGGGGAATTACTCCTACAGAACTAAAAGCCTGAAAATCCCATTTGTCTGCCAATTTGGcgaaaaaacaaaggaaaaaaaaattttcctgaaaaaaatattctttacCGATTTTGGGATTATTGGCTACCCCAATGTGGGGAAGAGTACGCTGCTGAATAGGATAACCAACGcgaatgtaaaaattgcCAACTATAGCTACACGTCCAAATTTCCAAACTTGGGAATATTTAAGCGCGAGCaaggggaggaggaacagaAGGATGGAGAAGGGTACAACATGGTTAATGAGAAGGACGGGGGAGAGGGAGACCTTTTGGAGGAAAACCAGCTTGTTggtggaaaggaagaagataaaGCCATTTGGGAGAGTAATCACCAAGAGGCAGATGACTTACTGGAAAGAGAAACTGTTTCGACAGACGATACAACACATGGGGATGGTGAAAAGAACATCGGAAAAAACAACTACACAGTTATCGACTTCCCGGGAATCATAAAAAACTTGGACAAGAAAGAATCAAACATATCGTACAAATACTTGGAGCACCTGAAACATTGCaaaatattaatttataTGTTTGACATAAACAGCAACATTGATGTCCTACTCGAaacttataaaaatataaaagacgTTTTGGTGCAATTTGATCCCATTTTTAAAGGCAAAAAGGAAGTGGTGCTACTGAACAAAATTGACATAtataaagaggaaaaagataaTGTCAGTAAAATAATAAACCATTTaagggaaaatttaaaaatagaaaaaatattttgcatcTCTGCATTAACGGGGGAAAATGCAGTAGAAGCGATAAATGAAATAGTTTCAAACATCAATGATGAAAACAGCATaagtgaatttttaaaaagcttACCTGAGCCAATCGATAttgcaaaaattgaaaatagtGATAATTTTAGGCCATCTCAATTtgaaatatacaaatataaagaaaatgtttttattgttaagggaaaatatatcgAAAATCAAGccaacatttttaatttttccaaaagtgACACATCAAAAATTTTTGCCAAAATATTACATGAACTAAACTTAAATGTTAAGCTGAAAAATGTGGGTGCCAGGGAGGGCGATAGGATTATCATAAGCAATTACTCATACGAGTTTTCCCTGGAAGAGGATTAG